In the Chiloscyllium plagiosum isolate BGI_BamShark_2017 chromosome 15, ASM401019v2, whole genome shotgun sequence genome, one interval contains:
- the zbtb33 gene encoding transcriptional regulator Kaiso, whose amino-acid sequence MESKKLISATDIHHPGTLLQSLNEQRARGLFCDITIIVEDRKFRAHKNVLSSASSYFRQLFTLDVTSNIYGQVLELNFVRAEVFAEVLNFIYSSKLVRVNAELVSELIQSGQALGLKFLADLGESLSKLKPVAPATDSATSMTDSKSDISQKNAADPAAEPECLIVHVEEGGLGPRITDAFSLSSEEFRDSKGNGKDLASGEDSEDNDDVIFCSEIAPPKQSSKVATNNLLQTNIIPNISVSSDNLVQTKQVTLLPEASLKVGDFKVKSSDTGTGSGQNTVINQQSTKILDTKYIQDGKQPVTIVKTAAIDTLSKGCRVYANIDTNPNTYHIVVPNKDDLTSREPKQNKEPRSPEKKLLLIGDKVSGDEGQSSIQIMPENSANHINNSRPVFINDQHFPDAKRMKREQDHYELIVDGRVFYVCIVCKRSYACLTSLRRHFNVHSWEKKYPCHYCEKVFPLAEYRTKHEILHTGERRYQCLTCGETFINYQVMASHIRSVHSKKTGKSAAEDETVSDSKLYRLLPCKTLQIRQYGFLTASESGPMADINEDGIVYHVDDDDDVTVTPQQTPQTIGSNKSTSWDDIFPQEGTPVYRYNSLDGNSELEFVIPESFRELA is encoded by the coding sequence ATGGAGAGCAAAAAACTTATTAGTGCAACGGACATTCATCATCCAGGAACATTGTTGCAGTCTCTAAATGAGCAGCGTGCCCGAGGACTATTCTGTGATATTACTATAATCGTGGAAGATCGCAAATTTCGTGCACATAAGAATGTCTTGTCATCAGCCAGTAGCTACTTCCGTCAACTTTTCACTCTCGATGTCACTAGCAACATATATGGACAAGTCCTTGAATTGAACTTTGTCAGAGCAGAAGTATTTGCAGAAGTCCTGAATTTTATCTACAGCTCCAAATTGGTGCGTGTAAATGCTGAACTTGTGAGTGAGTTAATTCAGTCTGGGCAGGCCCTGGGGCTAAAGTTCCTTGCTGACTTAGGGGAATCTCTTTCAAAGTTAAAACCAGTAGCACCTGCTACAGACAGTGCAACTTCTATGACAGATTCCAAGAGTGACATTTCACAGAAAAATGCTGCTGATCCAGCAGCAGAACCTGAATGCTTGATTGTGCATGTAGAAGAAGGAGGTCTGGGACCACGAATAACTGATGCTTTCTCTTTGTCTAGTGAAGAGTTTAGGGATTCTAAAGGTAACGGTAAAGACTTGGCCAGCGGTGAAGACTCAGAAGATAACGATGATGTCATTTTCTGCAGTGAAATTGCACCACCTAAACAATCTTCCAAAGTAGCTACTAACAATTTATTGCAAACAAATATTATTCCCAATATATCAGTGAGTTCTGACAACTTAGTTCAAACAAAACAAGTTACTCTGTTGCCAGAGGCATCCTTGAAAGTTGGTGATTTTAAGGTCAAAAGCTCAGACACTGGCACAGGAAGCGGGCAGAACACTGTAATTAACCAGCAAAGCACGAAGATTCTAGATACAAAGTATATTCAAGATGGTAAACAGCCTGTAACCATAGTTAAAACAGCTGCCATTGATACTTTGTCCAAAGGTTGCAGAGTCTATGCAAATATTGACACAAACCCCAACACTTATCATATTGTGGTACCAAACAAAGATGACTTAACCAGCCGTGAACCCAAACAAAACAAGGAACCGAGATCCCCTGAAAAAAAGTTACTGCTAATTGGAGACAAGGTATCTGGTGATGAAGGCCAGTCAAGTATTCAAATCATGCCTGAAAATTCTGCTAATCATATAAATAACTCAAGACCTGTATTCATTAATGATCAGCACTTTCCAGATGCAAAACGAATGAAAAGGGAACAAGATCATTACGAGTTAATTGTGGATGGACGAGTCTTTTATGTTTGTATTGTTTGTAAGCGATCATATGCCTGCCTGACTAGCCTGAGAAGGCACTTCAATGTTCATTCCTGGGAGAAGAAATACCCTTGCCATTACTGTGAGAAAGTGTTCCCTCTGGCAGAATATCGTACTAAGCATGAAATTCTCCACACTGGTGAACGGCGATACCAGTGCTTAACCTGTGGCGAAACCTTCATCAACTACCAGGTGATGGCATCACACATAAGGTCAGTCCATAGCAAAAAGACCGGCAAGAGTGCAGCTGAGGATGAGACTGTCTCCGATTCCAAACTTTACCGCTTACTGCCGTGCAAAACCTTACAGATTAGGCAGTATGGATTCTTGACTGCAAGTGAATCAGGTCCCATGGCTGACATTAATGAAGATGGAATTGTATATcatgttgatgatgatgatgatgttacAGTAACTCCACAGCAGACTCCCCAGACCATAGGAAGCAACAAGTCAACAAGTTGGGATGATATTTTTCCTCAGGAAGGCACTCCTGTTTATAGGTACAATTCCTTAGATGGCAATTCCGAATTAGAGTTTGTCATACCAGAGTCCTTCAGAGAACTGGCATAA